The following coding sequences lie in one Komagataeibacter sucrofermentans DSM 15973 genomic window:
- a CDS encoding RadC family protein: MSDPERPPVPASVPLGGSTISRAQDHAFLHRLIRTLDAAHPAPDRLAASLLARFGSAGMALSAHVGGLDEVAGRGTLVPPLLAVAREAALRLYRGRVRRTDVLAGRKGLEAYLQACMGHEVIEQFRVLFLDGQCRLLADDLMGTGTVNHSPVYPREIMRRALQLGAKKLVLAHNHPAGRPEPSGADIEMTMRIAQIGKLMGVVVHDHIIVGNGRSHSFRAMGLIT; this comes from the coding sequence TTGTCCGATCCTGAGCGACCACCCGTCCCCGCATCGGTGCCTCTGGGCGGCAGCACCATCAGCCGCGCGCAGGACCATGCCTTCCTGCATCGCCTCATCCGCACGCTTGATGCGGCGCATCCCGCCCCCGACCGGCTGGCCGCCAGCCTTCTGGCGCGTTTTGGCTCGGCGGGCATGGCGCTTTCGGCGCATGTGGGCGGGCTTGATGAAGTAGCGGGGCGCGGAACCCTCGTGCCGCCGCTGCTCGCAGTGGCGCGTGAGGCGGCGCTACGGCTGTATCGGGGCCGGGTGCGGCGCACGGATGTGCTTGCGGGGCGCAAGGGGCTGGAGGCCTACCTGCAGGCCTGCATGGGCCATGAGGTGATCGAACAGTTCCGGGTGCTGTTTCTCGATGGGCAATGCCGCCTGCTGGCCGATGACCTGATGGGCACCGGCACGGTCAACCATTCTCCCGTCTATCCGCGCGAGATCATGCGGCGCGCCCTTCAGCTTGGTGCCAAAAAGCTGGTGCTGGCCCATAACCACCCCGCAGGCCGCCCCGAGCCATCGGGCGCCGATATCGAGATGACCATGCGCATTGCCCAGATCGGCAAGCTGATGGGCGTTGTGGTGCATGACCATATTATCGTGGGTAACGGGCGTAGCCATAGCTTTCGCGCCATGGGGCTGATTACCTGA
- a CDS encoding HAD hydrolase-like protein, with product MRLHQSHTVLFDLDGTIIRSRDGIVESIHAVLRDLGHEPDLSMDLTWVVGPPLEELIGHILAHYGDDRVHEAMALYRKHYESGGMHKSPVFEHMREVIETLSAEGVRLFVATSKPRYLARKILHMRGLVQYFDGLSGAREDESGAEKPELIAAVLREYAVNREDALMIGDRRFDISGAHANHVRALGVLWGYGTREELVLAGADALVSQPSELLAAIRQQFAAAEAHPHS from the coding sequence ATGCGTCTTCATCAGTCCCATACCGTACTTTTTGACCTCGACGGCACCATCATCCGCTCGCGCGATGGCATTGTCGAATCCATCCATGCCGTGCTGCGCGACCTCGGGCATGAGCCTGACCTGTCGATGGACCTGACCTGGGTGGTCGGCCCGCCGCTTGAGGAACTGATCGGCCACATCCTTGCCCATTATGGCGATGACCGGGTGCACGAGGCAATGGCGCTGTATCGCAAGCACTACGAGTCGGGCGGCATGCACAAGAGCCCGGTGTTCGAGCATATGCGCGAGGTGATCGAGACCCTCTCGGCCGAAGGCGTGCGGCTGTTCGTGGCCACCTCCAAGCCGCGCTACCTGGCGCGCAAGATCCTGCATATGCGTGGCCTCGTGCAGTATTTTGATGGCCTGTCCGGCGCGCGCGAGGATGAAAGCGGGGCCGAAAAGCCCGAACTGATCGCCGCCGTGCTGCGTGAATACGCGGTCAACCGCGAGGATGCGCTGATGATCGGCGACCGCCGCTTCGACATCAGCGGCGCGCATGCCAATCATGTGCGCGCGCTGGGTGTGCTGTGGGGCTACGGCACGCGCGAGGAACTGGTGCTGGCAGGTGCGGATGCGCTGGTCAGTCAGCCCTCCGAACTGCTTGCGGCCATCCGCCAGCAATTCGCGGCAGCCGAGGCGCATCCCCATAGCTGA